One Nostoc punctiforme PCC 73102 DNA window includes the following coding sequences:
- the uvsE gene encoding UV DNA damage repair endonuclease UvsE, with product MSVIEFQNLPNAQQCQKSTVPSLGLVCITSDKQVRFRTMTRTRYLKLSLSDRESALSELYRHNLQRLHDALSFCQQNKIQLYRMSSNLFPLSDLEDEIGANILEAMSADLATIGQRANALNIRMVLHPDQYVVLSSDSPEVVQASITNLAGHARILDLLGLPRSPWSLMNIHGGKSQRAEQLVKIISELPENIKSRLTLENDEYAYSADEILAVCQQAGVPMVFDAHHHICHENLDSYDHPSVASMFYAARETWKNPDWQLVHISNGEQAFNDRKHSDLITDMPNVYHQAPWIEVEAKRKEEAIALLRSWWLMNNNCT from the coding sequence ATGAGCGTAATCGAGTTTCAAAATTTACCTAATGCACAGCAGTGCCAAAAAAGTACAGTGCCCTCTTTAGGGCTAGTTTGCATCACCTCTGATAAACAAGTGCGCTTTCGGACAATGACGCGCACCCGATACTTAAAACTTTCTCTTAGCGATCGCGAAAGTGCCCTGAGTGAACTGTATCGCCATAACTTACAGCGCTTACATGATGCCCTCTCCTTTTGTCAGCAGAATAAAATTCAGCTTTATCGGATGTCTTCTAATTTATTTCCCCTAAGTGACTTAGAAGACGAAATTGGCGCAAATATATTAGAAGCAATGAGCGCTGATTTAGCAACAATCGGTCAACGAGCAAATGCATTGAACATCAGAATGGTGTTGCATCCAGATCAATATGTAGTGCTAAGTTCTGATTCCCCCGAAGTGGTACAGGCAAGTATCACTAATCTAGCAGGACATGCACGTATACTTGACTTACTGGGATTACCGCGATCGCCTTGGTCATTGATGAATATTCATGGTGGCAAATCTCAACGGGCTGAACAACTAGTAAAAATAATTTCCGAACTACCAGAAAACATCAAAAGTCGCTTGACTCTAGAAAATGATGAATACGCCTATAGTGCCGATGAGATTTTAGCAGTATGTCAGCAAGCTGGTGTGCCGATGGTATTTGATGCCCATCATCATATTTGCCACGAAAATTTGGATAGCTACGATCATCCGAGTGTAGCATCAATGTTTTACGCAGCGCGAGAAACTTGGAAAAATCCAGATTGGCAATTAGTCCATATTTCCAATGGTGAGCAAGCTTTCAATGACAGAAAACACAGCGACTTGATTACCGATATGCCTAATGTTTACCACCAAGCACCGTGGATTGAAGTCGAAGCCAAACGAAAAGAAGAAGCGATCGCACTTTTGCGTTCTTGGTGGCTGATGAACAATAATTGTACGTAA